The DNA window ggCAATTTTGTTCttttatcaaaaaattcaaaattatcctacacttaaaaatcataccaaacataacaccatatattacattcctacaacaatcattttctttatcatttacttactaatcattagtttattttatccttCAAACCAAACGCAGTCGTAATCTATATAATCATTTTTAAGTTGGGTTTAGGCTTCTTATATTCACACGACTGAATTTGACTCGATATCACAAACAAAGAAGCGacttaaaaaaaacattaattgtgcaaaattatatttgattttCAGGAGATGCACCAGTGCCAATATAGTTTGGTTGTCTAATATGATCATTTGATTATTCCTATAAAGTAATTGCATTAACCCGATAGTTTATGAAATGTGCATCGAAAAATAGCGGCTACGAAATCTCACGTCATAAAAACAAAGATTTTAAGCAAAATTATTGTAAACTGGTATTAATAAATTAAGTTGAGCTGAGTAATAAAAGTTGCTCCATGCGTAAATTATAAGTTAGTTTTTAATATATActgatataaattttaattaaattcatttATATGAAATCGTTTATAAAAAAATGTATTTAGTTATGTagcaaattatttaaaatacacctaaatcgaagattattattttaaatcaaatcGATAAATTTATAATGGGAGCAAATtcgtgaatttttattttagattttttaatgagaaaataaatttttgactGTCTAACgggttaattttatgagatgaatATCTTATCCGACCCAATTTATGAAaacttattaatttttatgtcaaaaatattacttttcatgatATAGATCGAGTTGACTCGTCTTACGAATATAGACTTGTAGAACCGTCTTATAAGATACCAACTCATTTTTTAAAGATAACATGAAAATGGATATAGTTTTTGAGGTAtacataaaacatttttttaaaaaaaattgggatttttaataattttacagGAATTATGACGTCAAATAATAGAAAGATATGTGACACTTTGGGTGTTGTCTTATAAAGTCTAGCCAATATCCGTTCGTTCGATTGTGTCACATATATACAGCTGCTCTCCGCCAGTCGCATCCTCACACCGGCCAAACTCACAACCATTGGCGGAGGCAGAAATATGTCTCAGCCCGGACTAGAATTTTAAACTTTAGAATCTTTtactattttaaattgatctacccgagctaatatcatattattccaaaattgtaaaaaaacGTGTACCAAACGCCGAGCCGGAATAATATAGTGGATGGGTTGATCGATACTGTGTACGTAAATCGGAAGGCTCTGGAGGTGAACGGAAATTTTGGGGTGGTTGAAATAACGTGATCGAAGGCCTAATTTTGCATCCATGCATGCATATGTAGAAGATataaatgaataaaatatttgaaaaatggTCATGTTTATGATAATAAATATTCGGATTTATAGCATGTTCTTAATTTGTCTGTGGCCTGCGGGTAGAATGTATTTACTATTTTCCCACTCTCATATTGAAAATTGGCTGATTTACctaagaaaaaatatatatgcataAAATTACACGTGATGCACAATCTACTACTAATTAAAACATTAATGATATATTTGCGGCAGTTCTTTGAATTTTTCTTGAGgtaaatatttttatgcttaTCTCTTCTGGTTGAGATAATACACATGCACTGGCTAACATCTCGCCGGTTGCTACATCACGGGCACATTGAAAGCGTAGATAATTATAACCATATACATATAAAAGACATCGATCAATAGAATATGAAATCGTACATAGATATTAATTAGACTTTTCTCGGATTAGTATCACCTTGATCATTAATATAATGGCGATTGAAATCGGGTATGCAGTAGTAATTAGTGTTTTTAAAACCGGATCGGACAGATCGGTTCGACCAAGAGCAGGTAATGGGTCCCGTCCGTAACAATcctatttaaaaattatttcttatatttaaatttatttatttttaaaaaaatatatagatattattgtattttatgatatgtaagttgtttttataattttaaatatattatttattatattataacttTATTTAATGTAACGATTTTCCGGTCCGACCGGTTGAGCCGTTTCTTAAGTTAAACTGGTTCTATGACCGTCTGGTTATTAAAAAATTTGTAGTAAttgtgattatatatatatatatatatatatatatatatatatatatatatatatatatatatatatatatattcattcaTATATAACCAACATTCTCCAATATTTTCTTGTGTTTCTCAGCCAACATTGCAATTATCAATTGCAACATAATCAACAACATAGGGATCTTTCTCGTTTTTGCCCATTTTTTCTCCTTGAAAACACACCACTTTCGATTAACCTCGATCGGCTGCTGAAAATGGgagacaaaaaaaataaaaaggatACGGTATTGGTCGAAATTAAATCCATGTTGACGTGGATTTCAAATAAAGGCTATATCCACCACCACACAATGCCTGAAGTGCAAAAAATCTACTAAATTCTTCTTGTTTAGAATACAAAATTGTTTACACAAAAAAACTACTCTACACcataaatattatatacaaAAATACAATTACTAAATATGTGTTAATTTAATTAGGAAcagatataaaaaataataattattataattcagTTTTATTTACAAAAACAGGGATTCAAAGTATCTGACCCCAAAGTCAAAAGCAGAGGAAAGACTGCCAGAATTTCAGCGAAATTTTTTTCTGAAAGCATCTAACCGTGTGGCGGCCGGCGGCTTCGTAAGTCAAAGGATTTTCTAAATGAAAAGAACAAGAATGCGGGTGTAATTAATTATCGGGATAAAGAtgtttggcaaaaatttgtgtaagacggtctcacggatcgtatttttgagacagatatcttatttgaatcatccatgaaaaaatattactttttatgctaagagaattactttttattgtgaatatcgatagggttgacccgtttcacagattaggatccgtgaaacggtctcacatgagagagtcaagatgttttttttaaaaaaatacattaaCCAGACTTTAGAGGTATTATTTTCGGATGGTCGAAACTAAAAGCATAATCAcaatttaatttttcaaaatatggTATTAATCCATGGAGAATtcagaaaaatattttacataaaaGTTGTAGATCATGCAAAGATTTTTTTAGGTGAATCATGTATCGATTGAATCATTTACAATAATTCATTTATCAATTTATCAAAACTTGGTATAccaatatgtttttttattttgttatctttttttgtaataatttttctagtTATGACTGGTTTTGGGTTTACAGAAATTCGATTTTTCATTTCAATTTTTGGTTTTTTGCCCGAAAAATAGAAAAAcagaaatattataaatttttttaatttttttttgttatattgagcaccaaatttgcaatgaaaacattaaataagtGAATAAATAATGTTTAGGGTTTTGAGAAATAAGATTTATAATTCGTTTCTTATATTCTTTGTTGGGTTCGAAAAAAGAGTTTATAAGAGGGGTTTTTTCAGATAATATTTTTCATCGATCATCTGTACTTGTTCTCGACAAAATGGCGTTGGCTCTATCAGTATCGTACATTGTAATAAATGTCATTAATATccttttactttcttttttttttggctttaaCTTatataacatttgaaaagttgATTCACTTTAGACACTTTGAGAAACATTATTTCATTCGGAATTGGTAGGATACCGtgttataataatttaatagaATGAACGACTTGAGTTTAACGTATCCTCTTCGATTTGCTCATATCCGACCGGTTGTAGTGCGGTTAGACTATAACGGATATGTTGGTTCACTTATTTTAATACATGGTCTGGTCAAAAGATAGATGATCTGTAGCTTAAGTTTTCTGAGCTGTCAGACTTGATCCAACGGTTGGAAAATCTGAAATTACAaacaagagtaggtctcttgtgagacggtatcacgattCTTTAtcttgagacgggtcaatcctactgatagtcacaataaaaagtaataatcttagcataaaaagtaatattttttcatggatgatccaaataagagatctgtctaacaaaatatgacctgggagaccgtctcacacaattttttgcctACAAACAATAAACGACTAGATCTTAAAACAGCTCGATGTTGATTTTTGTTAATCACCCAAATCTTAGGATAAAAGATATATCCCCTTTACTTAAGGTTAAATACATATTATAACATTCGTCTTATTTATCTCGTCTTTAACCTCTATTTGCCCTACTTTGCTCCATCCACTTTCAATCAAATTCAAGAATCAACGCACATGACACAActtgctaaaaaaaaaaaaaaaaaaacctcgcATGCTTCGAGTAATTTTTGTTTATTATAGTACTTGTATTTCATTTTCTCCACTTCTtccaaatttataaaattttattcttCTAAAGATCTAAATTTTAGATGCAATTCAATATTAACTAGTATTTCTTCGGaacaatattaattaattagtattttaaagcaattttttttaattcgaTTAAAGTCTTGGATAAAAAAAACAGAACTGTAAGGGTCAAGATTTTGAttctgttaatatgagattttagttatattaacatgagattattgGAGTTAAGATAATGTGAGTATAACAGGGCCATTACGAGATCAAATTGGGCCAAGCATATGAATTACATAACTTGgggacagagagtctggcgcccgagcggtagtttttaaccgcccgagcgccagtggtcATCAAGTAAATGTCGcgggcagaagagttggcgcccgggcggtagtttttgaccgcccgagcgccaagggtgcgaATTAAAATTTCTTGGACAGagactgccgcgctcgagcggtagtttagcaccgctcgagcgccgacccaaattcaagaaaaataagCCACGTATCTCTACAtgcaaacttgatatatatatatataatggatTTCTTCAGAAGTTAACggaggaaaaggaaaaaggttCAGAGAAAAGTATcttgaaatccttacgcctttatatttcaatccgtccgtccaaatttaaatccgacttcggtactgagctcctatcgacgtaggctacgactggacgtaagttttattacgttttgacatgttttgaaattatgatgttgttagaattgaatacacgtcatatatgttattcttgacatgttagacagtgtagaatcgaagtcagattaagaaacagactgaatatggaattgttatgaatttcagagttgaattgactgagaagtgatatcagatttgtacggtggttgattgtaaatgtttggaattgatatagactgatatagtattatcagtatcacAAGATTGTCCTGTTATActatcagaatttgataaaacagagatgttgtgatttgattagaatattgatacagaatattggtattgtcattgcccgattgaacagtgacagacgttgaatcaagactttgattgtatcagatcgacaacaagaaaggtataaataaatgttgattcgggattgcacagcTCGAGTTAGGtgtgacttgagtttccctaaataacatactttattttattgcattgacatttgcagattatcagattgatatgttaatgtattgacttagaacagagtcagagtccgagtctagggcagatcagcctagctaggacagaaccgccgagtctttctcagaaccaaTAAGACTCTAggcttacggtgtatcgaagagctttagatgcagatcgacgtctatctcagacactcgatacagcataccaaagtctaaattagattgggatccctagatttgagataagataagattagatcacgagtcattgattcatgtagtcagattagatacatgttttgatggttgtttatgcttttatatatgtttatatgattgcatttaatacattgtttatactgggatatttatatctcaccggagttatccggctgttgtcttgtttgtatgtgtgcatggcaacaggtgggacatgtacatggtcacagaggtgaagacagatcgagattaaagtggtgataccggacttggactagagatagggtttaaacacttgatagtagttgttgaacctgagtgtgtatgtttgtatattttatcagattgatacttttatactgatatataTAGGAGTTGATTCCATTACTTtctgcatttaaaaaaaaaaaattagaccctgtttattataattgattaattagtctcaattaCAAtaaaagaagatgattagcgtccgggtccccacaagaacCATATGATGAAACACCGAACTATATGATGGAACACCGAACCGAACCAAAATAAAATGGTTCGAAATTCAGATTAAGTATTTgtaaaccgaaaaccgaacagTTAGACACATTaagtatatattattatctatcAATGCACGTCTCATAATAGTTCCGTGAGAGAAACGGTTGAAATAATCTAGATGTGTACgtatattaattaattgaatatttgaaatattttttattcatcCATTCAATGTTTTCTATACTAAAAATTAGGTCAAAGAATCATAATGCAAGTCAAAATATTACAAAAACGGTTTGTTATATTTTGTGATACACCAATTACATAGATTTAGGTGATATCTAGGGATGAAAACTTTCCCCGGAGTTTTAGATCCTGGGAGGAAAACCCAAAACGGACACGGGGTCCTTGATTTTTTCGGGTTTATGTTCGAGTTCGGGGATTTTTTAAAATCTCCGAAGTAGTTCGTGGCGGGTATGAGATTATTATCTTCATCCTCGAACCCGTCCTAAaagtaatatcaataataaaataatattattattattttaataatataataataatattattaataataatattattaatattattattatcactaataataatattagataataatattttttggtttgagaaaatccTCGAACCCACCCTTGTCTTACcacattaatatttttgaaataggGATGAGGACGGGGGATATGAAGTTGATCCCTGCGGTTTCGAGTTCAGGAAAAAAGCGGAGATCAGGGTGAATATGGGGGTGGGGATGGGATTTCTAAAAActtaggtaaaaacttgtgtgagacggtctcacgggtattatttatgagacggatctcttatttggatcacccatgaaaaagtatcactttttaagctaagagtgttactttttattgtgaatatgggtagggttgacccgtctcacagattatgatccgtgagacggtctcacatgagactcactcaaaaacttattataaaaattttcaaaattcttaACATAAGCTTATCATATAAAATCTTTCCATAAGTTTGAtgcaaaaaattattattatctaaCGATGCATGTCACTAATAGTTCCGTGTAAGAGAAAAAGTTGAAATAATCTATATGGCACTGTTTGGTACACGGGATAAGGgtgagattgataaataatccgcCTTATCCCACGTTTGGTACGTTTTTAAAAAgcccatgataatatcatgggcccttgataatatcatgggcccttgataaatacatttttagaaggataaaacaTCCTTAGTAAGAGGTGtattagtttttatttaatgataaaatatactACAAATTACTTAATTACCcccatttatttaaatgcatttaagttaatgttaaatttttattaaatacatacatatatacaaatatatagatacatatatatacacacaaatAGTTATTAGGCCCCTTCGATATGAAAaagattataaaaaaataaagaaaaatgcaaaaatcaaatttgaccgATGATCACCTTtgaaaaatgaaaagaaattgTTTAAATAATTTCCAAAATAAGACAAAAAAAACGAAAAATTATTCTTTaggaccatatatatatatatatatatatatatatatatatatatataatatatatatatatatatatatatatatatatatgtatagcgtaatttaagaattgagatatgcaattacaagatcttgataacaatgaaatataagtttttgtgatagggttaattttgtcattacatgtcaatatataaatttaatcactcttgttaaaatcataccaaacattcaaCATATTTTCTTATCATTATTTTATCCTTAATTTATCCTTATACTGTATATCACTTACTTATCATATCCTATGTACCAAACTGTACCCATGTGtgtgtatattaattaattgaatatttgatttttttttcatccaTTCAATGTGTATTATACTAAAAATTAGGTCATACAATCATAATACAAGTCCACTAAAAATTAGGTCATACAATCATAATACAAGTCAAAATCTTACAAAAATAGTTTGTTATATTTTGTTAGAGTAGTTCTCTTGTGacacagtctcacgaatctttatttgtgagacgggtcaaccctactgatattcacaataaaaagcaatactcttagcataaaagttaatattttttcatagaagatccaaataagagatctgtatcacaaaatacgatatgtgagaccgtctcacacaagtttttgtcattttgtGATACACCAATTACGTGGATTTAGGTGATATATAGGGATGACAACTTTCTCCACCTGCGAGGAAAACCTGAAACGAGGACGGAGATCCTTGATTTTTTCAGGTTTGGGTACATAGATCTTTTAAGATCACCGAATTAGTTCGAGGCGGGTATGAGATTACTATCCTCATTTCCGAACCCgctccaaaaataatatcagtaataaaataataatattatcagtatatataatataatattatcataattttttagaataataataatcatattattattattgttaataTTGATAATATTAtcactaataataatagataatagaaattatttgtttgagaaAATCTCCGAACTCGTCCTCGTTTTATcacaataatatttttgaaatgagGACGAGAAGTTGATCATTAACATAAGGTATctcaaaattattaaaaatactaatttgaAACTAAATTCTTATAAATTGGTGTGAACATAAACAATGGGTCGCGATGACAGAAATTTGTTAATGGTCATCTTTAATTTGTGActtcattaaaatattaattaattagtagTACTATTTCCAAGTCCAGTACTCGTGAGTTAACCGACGACCATACGCGAGATTTGCACTATAAATTGATCAGCTCCTCGGCCTAAGTTCTTCGACCACATTTGACTTTATCATTAATCCAAAAAACCATAGCTATGGGATATGAGATTTTAAACAGTGCTTCAATTTTTATACTAAGTGTTTTAATCTCCTCTTTCAGTCTTGGAATCACCGTTTCCTCCTGCAATGGCCCGTGCCAAAACCTGAATGACTGTGAGGGCCAGTTGATATGCATTAATGGAAAATGCAACGATGATCCAGACGTCGGCACTCACATCTGCGGCGGAGGAAGTACCCCTACGCCTCCTTCCGGCGGAGGGAGTTGTCAGCCATCCGGCACCCTCTACTGCAACGGTCAACCTTACCCTAAATACAGTTGCTCTCCACCGGTCACATCGTCCACACCAGCCAAACTCACCCTGAACGACTTCAGTCCAGGCGGAGACGGAGGTGACCCGTCTGAATGTGACGACCAATATCACAACAACAGCGAAAGGGTCGTGGCATTGTCTACTGGATGGTACGCCGGCGGGTCTAGGTGCGGGACGATGATAAGGATAACGGCAAAGAATGGGCGGAGCACGACGGCGAAGGTGGTGGATGAATGCGACTCCAGGAACGGCTGCGACGCCGAACACGCGTACCAGCCGCCGTGTCGGAATAATATAGTGGATGGGTCAGACGCCGTGTGGAAGGCTCTGGGGCTGAACGAGGATTTGGGGGTGGTTGATGTTACGTGGTCAATGGCCTAATTTGCATCCATGTATGCATTAAAAATTGTGATGAAATATTATGAAACAATATAATAAGTGATGAAATAAAACACGTATAGCTataaatgaataaaatatttggAAAATAGTGAATATTTATGATAATAAATATTGAAGTTTTATAGAAAATTAATGTTTGTAGATTAGCTAGCATATTACTTCTCCTTGGAGCAAATGTATTTTGCAGATGATTTCGAAAATTGGTTAATTAGGATTATCCTAGAAGAAattgataaaaacttgtgtgagacggtcttgcgggtcgtatttgtgagacggatctcttatttgggtcatccatgaaaaagtgttactttttatgccaagagtattactttttattgtgaatatgggtagggttaacctgtctcacggattaatatccgtgagacggtctcacatgaaacccaCTCGAAGAAAATATACATAAAAATTATGTAGTTGCTcataatttcttaaaaaataaaaattctaagACGTTTGTTATAATTAGATCTCAAATACAATATCTTATAATCTCAAA is part of the Primulina eburnea isolate SZY01 chromosome 1, ASM2296580v1, whole genome shotgun sequence genome and encodes:
- the LOC140834812 gene encoding kiwellin-like — encoded protein: MGYEILNSASIFILSVLISSFSLGITVSSCNGPCQNLNDCEGQLICINGKCNDDPDVGTHICGGGSTPTPPSGGGSCQPSGTLYCNGQPYPKYSCSPPVTSSTPAKLTLNDFSPGGDGGDPSECDDQYHNNSERVVALSTGWYAGGSRCGTMIRITAKNGRSTTAKVVDECDSRNGCDAEHAYQPPCRNNIVDGSDAVWKALGLNEDLGVVDVTWSMA